In Phlebotomus papatasi isolate M1 chromosome 1, Ppap_2.1, whole genome shotgun sequence, the following proteins share a genomic window:
- the LOC129809547 gene encoding uncharacterized protein LOC129809547, whose translation MYKTVRHGENSLQYTILPQNDDYRGGTGTGEGCRKRNGRTCRHNRKKSIVAYVGLFFVCAVIAGTLLIPLMVTSDLMPNPASWFYRAQKAREMRNPVSVKYQVDKTASASDNSPLKLKEQKTQSPAWSDMLNITEFEKLYDESNALAAAKSTPNTVVSTRNFPRIQTQASTTETTSTTTEKVTTTVAPVTSRPSAPAPTLINTRKQPLVSSIRDSTRFSSKPIVVVSQQNDKIAVKSASGRAFDDKNWVQSHWPYVDPSTYFQWVGYNTEDRVILPVILGIALMLVLIIVVLCVIARRKGVCKACAKRNGRNTFEKLESQNDDNKTLLTNENHSEEE comes from the exons ATGTACAAGACAGTGCGTCATGGTGAAAATAGTCTGCAGTACACAATTCTGCCCCAAAATGATGACTATCGGGGTGGAACAGGAACTGGGGAGGGTTGCAGGAAGAGAAATGGCAGAACATGTCGGCACAATCGCAAAAAGTCCATTGTGGCCTATGTAGGGCTCTTTTTTGTATGTGCCGTAATTGCAGGCACTCTGCTCATACCCCTAATGGTGACCAGTGACCTTATGCCCAATCCAGCATCATGGTTCTATAGGGCTCAGAAGGCACGTGAGATGCGCAATCCAGTCAGTGTTAAGTATCAGGTGGACAAGACAGCTTCTGCATCTGATAATTCTCCCCTGAAGCTAAAAGAGCAAAAGACACAATCACCAGCCTGGTCAGATATGCTGAATATTACGGAATTCGAAAAACTCTACGATGAAAGCAATGCCCTGGCAGCTGCAAAATCAACACCAAACACAGTCGTTTCAACCAGGAATTTTCCGCGTATTCAGACACAGGCATCCACAACAGAAACCACTAGTACCACTACTGAAAAAGTCACCACAACAGTAGCTCCTGTTACTAGTAGACCAAGTGCCCCAGCACCCACTCTCATCAATACCCGGAAGCAACCTCTGGTGTCCAGCATCAGGGATTCCACACGTTTCTCCAGTAAGCCCATCGTCGTGGTGAGTCAGCAGAATGATAAGATTGCCGTGAAATCTGCCTCTGGGAGGGCTTTCGATGATAAGAACTGGGTGCAATCTCACTGGCCATACGTGGATCCTTCGACGTACTTTCAATGGGTG GGATACAATACGGAAGATAGAGTAATCTTGCCGGTTATCCTGGGAATTGCCCTCATGCTAGTTCTCATTATTGTGGTACTCTGTGTGATTGCAAGGCGTAAGGGAGTTTGCAAGGCATGTGCTAAGAGAAATGGAAGGAATACATTCGAA AAACTCGAGTCGCAGAATGATGACAACAAAACTCTTCTCACCAATGAGAACCACTCAGAAGAAGAGtaa
- the LOC129809544 gene encoding probable methylmalonate-semialdehyde dehydrogenase [acylating], mitochondrial codes for MSSAMLRLIGNEGLNALRRSYSSSAPTTKMFIDGKFVESKTKDWIDLHDPATNEVVTRVPKCTQAEMESAVESAKNAFRTWSQTSILTRQQIMFRLQHLIKSNMGELAKNITKEQGKTLVDAEGDVLRGLQVVEHCCSIPSLQLGETLPNVAKDMDTYSLTLPLGVTAGITPFNFPAMIPLWMFPVAITCGNTSIIKPSERDPGATMMLMEMLNEAGCPPGVVNVIHGAHDSVNFICDHPDIKAVSFVGSDQAGKYIYERAGRNGKRVQSNMGAKNHGVVMADANKENTLNQLAGAAFGAAGQRCMALSTAIFVGEARNWIPDLVERAKTLKVNAGHVPGTDLGPVISPQSKERIHSLIQSGIDEGAKCVLDGRGIKVPNYEKGNFVGPTILTEVKTTMKCYTEEIFGPVLVCLSAETIDEAIEMINKNPYGNGTAIFTTNGATARKFVNQIDVGQVGVNVPIPVPLPMFSFTGTRGSFLGDQHFYGKQGVKFYTQTKTVTQLWRETDVSHTRAAVAMPTMK; via the exons ATGTCATCCGCAATGCTGCGATTAATTGGAAATGAG GGTCTCAATGCCCTGCGACGTTCGTATTCGAGCAGTGCACCCACCACAAAAATGTTCATCGACGGGAAATTTGTGGAGTCAAAGACCAAGGACTGGATTGACCTGCATGATCCGGCAACCAATGAAGTTGTGACACGTGTGCCAAAGTGCACACAGGCCGAAATGGAATCTGCAGTTGAGTCGGCCAAGAATGCCTTCAGGACATGGAGTCAGACGTCCATTCTCACGCGTCAGCAAATCATGTTCCGGCTGCAGCATCTCATTAAGAGTAATATGGGAGAATTGGCTAAGAATATCACAAAGGAACAGGGGAAGACTCTTGTTGATGCAGAGGGTGATGTGCTTCGTGGATTAC AGGTCGTTGAGCACTGCTGCAGCATCCCATCCCTCCAGCTCGGTGAAACTCTGCCCAATGTCGCTAAGGACATGGATACCTACTCACTTACTCTTCCCCTTGGCGTAACAGCTGGAATTACGCCCTTCAACTTCCCTGCCATGATTCCCTTGTGGATGTTCCCAGTGGCCATTACGTGTGGTAATACCAGTATCATCAAGCCTTCAGAGAGAGACCCTGGTGCCACGATGATGCTCATGGAGATGCTCAATGAGGCTGGCTGTCCGCCAGGTGTTGTAAACGTCATCCATGGTGCTCATGACTCTGTCAACTTCATCTGCGATCATCCTGACATCAAAGCTGTGTCCTTTGTCGGCTCAGATCAGGCTGGAAAGTACATCTACGAGAGAGCTGGTCGCAATGGGAAGCGTGTGCAGTCGAATATGGGAGCGAAGAATCATGGTGTAGTTATGGCTGATGCCAACAAGGAAAATACCCTCAATCAATTGGCTGGAGCGGCCTTTGGGGCAGCTGGACAGAGATGTATGGCACTGTCGACGGCAATTTTCGTGGGTGAGGCGAGAAATTGGATTCCTGATCTAGTTGAACGTGCCAAGACACTGAAAGTCAATGCTGGACATGTACCTGGAACAGATCTTGGACCTGTTATCTCACCACAGTCAAAGGAGCGTATTCATTCGCTGATTCAGTCGGGAATTGATGAGGGAGCCAAGTGTGTGCTCGATGGACGTGGTATTAAAGTTCCGAATTACGAAAAGGGTAATTTTGTTGGACCAACAATCCTCACGGAAGTCAAGACCACCATGAAGTGCTACACTGAGGAGATTTTTGGGCCAGTACTGGTGTGTCTCAGTGCTGAGACAATTGATGAGGCCATTGAGATGATCAACAAGAACCCATATGGAAATGGCACGGCAATTTTCACCACAAATGGCGCAACTGCACGAAAGTTTGTCAATCAAATTGATGTTGGACAGGTTGGAGTCAATGTACCTATTCCCGTGCCACTGCCAATGTTCTCCTTCACCGGTACTCGTGGCAGTTTTCTCGGTGATCAGCATTTCTATGGCAAGCAAGGGGTCAAATTCTACACACAAACCAAGACGGTAACTCAATTGTGGCGTGAAACGGATGTCTCTCACACTCGCGCCGCCGTTGCAATGCCAACGATGAAGTAG